Proteins from a genomic interval of Zingiber officinale cultivar Zhangliang chromosome 2A, Zo_v1.1, whole genome shotgun sequence:
- the LOC122044158 gene encoding glutamate receptor 2.7-like: MRPMPVKILSVSFDFLIVSSILLAFSAKAVKIGVMVNPYLPTRREQEVAIRIAAQHFNSSSPLVLRFNKTNDDPVEASTTAKDMVDWGAEVIIGIGAWPEVVTLAGVGIASGVPILSLAETTTTSNLLSTMPFLVQMSYPTSDEVLCLANIISSYNWRKVIVIYEDDIYGSISSIATLFSDALQANGSKIDHHIAFPPMRTVPTSAAELIKEKLHNIPPQLSKVFVILRSSPQLANHLFMEAKEQDLMTADHVWIVSDDITDLLDSNFNQSFISSYMQGVIGIRTYFNQTTTFYQNFSIDFKKYISNNNIEPRRLAVRAYDAIHVIANAVAARDRNKNITLWEGILTSNFLGLSGFINLSTIGNNLPQVWGFSAFRVLNVVGKSYKEIGYWSRGYGFYEDEEELSRFGSTVVPMLRPVLWPGHMEKIPGGWGRLKIGVPNHTTFEKFVKVEYDDSGKVKEPQGFCIEVFKEILKNLNYDLLYEWAPFNGSYDDLVNQVSLKNFDAAVGDITILAKRAVNVTFTEPFLSSGLSMLVPIRTNHTPWMFTKPFTKEVWFLFLATLIYTCVVVWYLEHKNNPQFHGNWRQQLGAALWLTFSTLFYAHGRVYSFYTKTVIIVWLIVVLILTTSFTANLSSILTIEKIEPVPAGSKIGYDGDYFVFKYLQNVLNYKAQNIIRIKKSEAYDDAFRSGNISAAYLETPYLRVFLYNHTKYTVIGETHVLGGFGFVFPKDSPLADDFSDVILKLTEDGTFKKLEKDEFSFTLSNTPSPDNERRKDSLSTESFWALFVFTGSISTIMLILFKGHLILQNGRRLSNVMFGPMRQSFNMVWTMTKKRRKEEEKVFPVSSQEGTIHGQNEITIDINLPSNQVDDDNN; this comes from the exons ATGAGGCCCATGCCAGTGAAAATCTTAAGTGTTTCTTTTGATTTCTTGATCGTTTCTTCCATCTTATTAGCTTTTTCTGCAAAGGCAGTTAAAATCGGTGTGATGGTTAACCCTTACCTGCCTACTCGAAGAGAGCAAGAAGTAGCCATCAGGATTGCAGCACAACACTTCAATTCTTCTTCGCCACTCGTTCTACGATTCAACAAAACCAATGATGATCCCGTCGAAGCGTCAACAACTG CTAAAGATATGGTTGACTGGGGAGCAGAAGTAATCATTGGCATAGGGGCATGGCCAGAGGTGGTGACCTTGGCAGGAGTAGGGATTGCTTCTGGGGTTCCCATTCTCTCTCTCGCAGAGACGACAACAACATCAAACCTACTTTCAACCATGCCTTTCTTGGTTCAAATGTCTTACCCAACTTCTGATGAGGTTCTCTGTCTGGCTAACATCATAAGTTCATATAATTGGAGAAAGGTTATAGTTATTTATGAGGATGACATCTATGGCAGCATTTCCTCTATTGCCACACTCTTTTCTGATGCACTCCAAGCAAATGGTTCTAAAATTGACCACCACATTGCATTTCCACCCATGCGCACAGTCCCTACTAGTGCAGCTGAGCTAATCAAGGAAAAACTACACAACATTCCTCCGCAACTATCCAAGGTGTTTGTCATCCTTAGGTCCTCTCCCCAACTTGCCAACCATCTGTTCATGGAGGCCAAAGAACAAGATTTAATGACAGCCGATCACGTGTGGATTGTGAGTGATGATATTACTGATCTCCTTGACTCCAATTTTAATCAATCATTCATCTCCTCCTATATGCAAGGTGTAATAGGAATTCGTACGTACTTCAACCAAACCACCACATTCTATCAAAATTTCtccattgattttaaaaaatatatatcaaataatAATATTGAACCAAGAAGGTTGGCAGTCCGAGCATATGATGCAATTCATGTCATAGCTAATGCAGTGGCAGCTAGGGATAGGAATAAAAATATAACACTGTGGGAGGGAATCCTTACAAGCAACTTTTTGGGTTTAAGTGGCTTCATAAACTTAAGTACTATTGGCAATAACCTTCCTCAAGTTTGGGGCTTCTCTGCGTTTCGTGTTCTTAACGTAGTAGGAAAGAGTTATAAGGAAATAGGGTATTGGTCCAGGGGATATGGATTTTATGAAGATGAGGAAGAGCTGAGCCGATTTGGATCTACAGTGGTTCCTATGTTACGTCCAGTATTGTGGCCCGGGCATATGGAGAAGATTCCTGGAGGGTGGGGCAGATTGAAGATCGGAGTGCCAAATCAtacaacttttgaaaaatttgtgAAGGTGGAATATGATGATAGTGGGAAGGTAAAGGAGCCTCAAGGATTTTGCATCGAAGTCTTCAAGGAGATTCTGAAGAACTTAAATTATGATCTTTTATATGAATGGGCTCCCTTCAATGGCTCTTATGATGATCTTGTAAATCAAGTCTCCTTGAAG AACTTTGATGCCGCAGTGGGTGACATTACAATCTTAGCTAAGAGGGCAGTGAATGTCACATTCACAGAACCATTCTTGTCATCTGGCCTTTCCATGCTAGTTCCTATCAGAACTAACCACACACCATGGATGTTCACAAAGCCATTCACCAAAGAGGTTTGGTTTCTATTCCTTGCCACCTTAATTTACACTTGTGTTGTCGTATGGTATTTGGAACACAAGAACAACCCACAGTTCCATGGAAATTGGCGCCAACAACTTGGAGCTGCACTTTGGCTCACTTTTTCTACCCTCTTTTATGCCCATG GAAGGGTCTATAGTTTCTATACGAAAACAGTTATTATTGTTTGGCTCATAGTGGTGCTAATCTTGACCACTAGTTTCACAGCCAATCTCAGCTCCATTTTGACCATTGAGAAAATTGAACCAGTGCCAGCAGGGAGTAAAATTGGCTATGATGGGGATTACTTTGTCTTTAAGTACTTGCAGAATGTGTTGAATTATAAGGCTCAAAATATTATAAGAATTAAAAAATCAGAAGCCTACGATGATGCTTTTAGGAGTGGAAACATCTCAGCAGCTTACTTGGAGACACCATATCTTAGGGTTTTCCTCTATAATCATACTAAGTACACTGTCATTGGTGAGACGCACGTGCTTGGGGGATTTGGATTT gTTTTCCCCAAAGATTCTCCTCTAGCGGATGATTTCTCGGATGTCATATTGAAACTAACAGAGGATGGAACATTCAAGAAACTTGAAAAAGATGAATTCTCCTTCACCTTATCCAACACTCCTAGCCCAGACAATGAGAGGAGAAAGGATAGCCTAAGCACGGAGTCCTTTTGGGCACTCTTTGTCTTCACTGGTTCCATCTCGACGATAATGTTAATACTCTTCAAAGGCCACCTAATTCTTCAAAATGGGAGAAGACTATCAAATGTAATGTTTGGGCCCATGAGACAAAGTTTTAACATGGTTTGGACAATGACCAAGAaacgaaggaaagaagaagaaaaggtgtTCCCAGTATCCTCTCAAGAAGGGACGATCCATGGACAAAATGAGATCACAATAGATATTAATCTCCCATCAAACCAGGTAGATGATGACAATAATTGA
- the LOC122044159 gene encoding uncharacterized protein LOC122044159, with the protein MLSLLIPGPSAPGNNIDIYLQPLIADLKDLWEVGVQTYDASTKQNFKLHVALLWTISDFPGYATLSGWSTKGKFACPVCHKFTHSRWLKNGKKYCYMGHRKFLNSDHEFRKDSQHFDGTEEYGRPPPILSGDTVINELKNFKLKFGKIVDDNPELPFNWKKLSIFFDLPYWKDNVIRHNLDLMHIEKNVCESICGTLLDMEGKTKDNIKSRLDLQEIGIRSELHPIEKGPSRVYLPPACYSMGKKEKGTFCKVLKKVKVPDGYASNISRCVQLKPAKLIGLKSHDNHILMQQLLPVALRKTLSKSVRNPLIRLCRYFRELCCKVISPTDVVRLRKDIAVILCQLEKIFPPSFFDIMIHLTVHLATEVQLVGPVYYRWMYPIERYLGTLKSYVRNRSRPEGSIAEGYLAEECLTFCSLYLADYVETRFNQSTRNDDTTIGSTFALDVFTASGFALGKVIATKFDDETLKKAHQYVEHRRILNLTHSGLPPHQIERMHSESFASWFAKHIENTNPSQDDPISNDLKSLARGPNFIGIRYEKFLSNGFRFHTKEVERKRKTQNCGVIVRATTSSYSSIRDQNPISSELDYYGILQNVIELDYEGGRIVVLFECDWVSKGKRLKLDEDGFMLANFTNVKRHNKPYILASQAMQVFYVEDPVDCNWHVIITTDARGQYKMQPVADVDTYLQSCICNPEDDHDHEEIVWVRDDAIGVEIDVDT; encoded by the exons ATGTTATCATTGCTAATACCTGGTCCATCTGCACCTGGAAATAACATCGACATCTACTTGCAGCCCCTTATTGCAGATTTGAAGGATTTGTGGGAAGTAGGAGTGCAAACATATGATGCATcaacaaaacagaattttaaattGCATGTTGCATTACTATGGACGATAAGTGATTTTCCTGGATATGCAACCCTATCTGGATGGAGCACCAAGGGTAAATTTGCATGCCCGGTGTGCCACAAATTTACACATTCACGGTGGttaaaaaatggtaaaaaataTTGCTATATGGGTCACCGCAAATTTTTAAACAGTGATCATGAGTTTCGCAAAGATTCTCAACATTTCGATGGCACAGAAGAGtatggaagaccaccaccaataCTTTCAGGAGATACAGTAATCAatgagttaaaaaattttaaattgaaatttgGAAAAATAGTTGATGATAATCCAGAACTACCATTCAATTGGAAAAAGCTGAGTATTTTCTTCGATTTACCATATTGGAAAGATAATGTGATACGTCACAATCTTGATCttatgcatattgaaaagaatgtgTGCGAATCAATTTGTGGGACATTGCTAGATATGGAAGGGAAAACGAAAGATAATATTAAATCACGTCTTGATTTGCAAGAAATTGGGATAAGATCAGAACTTCATCCTATTGAGAAGGGACCGAGTAGAGTTTACCTACCTCCAGCTTGTTATTCAATGGGGAAAAAAGAGAAGGGTACATTTTGCAAGGTTTTGAAAAAAGTTAAAGTTCCAGATGGTTATGCATCTAACATTTCACGATGCGTTCAACTGAAACCAGCAAAATTAATTGGTTTAAAAAGTCATGACAACCATATTTTGATGCAACAGTTGTTGCCGGTAGCACTACGTAAAACTTTGTCTAAATCAGTTCGGAATCCTTTGATCAGATTGTGTAGGTATTTCAGAGAGCTATGTTGTAAAGTAATTTCTCCTACTGATGTGGTTCGTCTGAGGAAAGATATTGCGGTGATTCTTTGTCAACTCGAGAAAATTTTTCCTCCGTCATTTTttgacataatgattcatttgacTGTACATTTGGCTACTGAAGTACAACTTGTTGGACCAGTTTATTATCGTTGGATGTATCCAATTGAAAG GTACTTAGGGACATTGAAGTCATATGTTCGAAATAGAAGTCGACCAGAAGGATCCATTGCTGAGGGGTATTTGGCTGAGGAATGTTTGACATTCTGTTCTTTATATTTAGCTGATTATGTAGAGACAAGATTCAATCAATCAACAAGAAATGATGATACAACTATCGGTTCAACATTTGCATTAGACGTGTTTACAGCCTCTGGTTTTGCACTTGGAAAGGTCATTGCAACTAAGTTTGATGATGAGACATTAAAGAAGGCACATCAATATGT TGAACATCGTCGGATTTTGAATCTTACTCATTCTGGTCTTCCACCTCACCAGATTGAACGTATGCATAGTGAGTCTTTTGCATCTTGGTTTGCAAAACAT ATCGAAAATACAAATCCTTCCCAGGATGATCCAATATCAAATGATCTGAAATCACTTGCCAGAGGTCCGAATTTCATAGGGATACGATATGAAAAATTCCTTTCCAACGGATTTAGGTTTCATACAAAAGAAGTGGAACGCAAGAGAAAAACTCAGAATTGTGGTGTTATTGTTCGGGCTACTACTTCAAGTTATTCAAGTATTAGAGATCAGAATCCAATATCAAGTGAACTTGATTATTATGGAATTTTGCAAAATGTGATTGAGTTAGATTACGAGGGAGGTCGAATAGTTGTTTTATTTGAATGTGATTGGGTCTCCAAAGGCAAACGACTAAAACTAGATGAGGATGGTTTTATGTTGGCCAATTTTACAAATGTGAAGCGCCATAACAAGCCTTATATTTTAGCATCCCAAGCCATGCAAGTTTTTTATGTGGAAGATCCAGTTGATTGTAATTGGCATGTAATTATCACCACCGATGCACGAGGACAGTATAAAATGCAACCTGTGGCAGATGTTGATACATACCTTCAAAGTTGTATTTGTAATCCTGAAGACGACCATGATCATGAAGAAATCGTTTGGGTTCGGGATGATGCTATAGGAGTTGAAATTGATGTTGATACATGA
- the LOC122044160 gene encoding uncharacterized protein LOC122044160 → MDKGWMFLPKQTEEYRKGLENFLDFAFSNANINGTIACPCARCKIGICVSREEAYDHLTVDGFIKGYTHWVAHGEIACSAPSISSSVLSRDDVDNMEGLVHDAFGVQQHYGSTINTAGFEKDKDIPFGETEKFYKLIDDSQKELYPGSFPNAMKDLPKSYYEAEKLMKQLGLGYEKIDACPNDCTLYWGLDKERVLCKTCNEPRWETSKDDPTGDKRKVACKVLWYFPIKPRLQRLFMSYKTAVHMRWHSESRIKDSYMRHPADSPAWKTFDHNHPEFAKDPRT, encoded by the exons ATGGATAAAGGTTGGATGTTTTTACCAAAACAAACTGAGGAATACAGAAAAGGACTTGAGAATTTTCTAGATTTTGCATTTTCTAATGCAAACATAAATGGAACAATTGCATGTCCTTGTGCAAGATGTAAGATTGGCATATGTGTTTCAAGAGAGGAGGCTTATGATCATTTGACGGTTGATGGATTTATTAAAGGTTATACTCACTGGGTTGCTCATGGAGAGATAGCATGTAGTGCACCTTCAATATCTAGTTCGGTTCTGTCTCGTGATGATGTAGATAACATGGAGGGACTAGTTCATGATGCTTTTGGGGTCCAACAACACTATGGTAGTACAATCAATACAGCAGGATTTGAAAAGGATAAAGATATTCCGTTTGGGGAGACTGagaaattctataaattaattgatgattcacaAAAGGAGTTATATCCCGGAT CATTTCCAAATGCCATGAAAGATTTACCAAAGTCATACTATGAAGCAGAGAAATTGATGAAGCAATTAGGACTTGGTTATGAAAAAAtcgatgcttgccctaatgattgtactTTGTACTGGGGGTTGGACAAGGAAAGAGTTCTCTGTAAAACATGCAATGAGCCTAGATGGGAAACATCTAAAGATGATCCTACTGGTGACAAGAGGAAAGTTGCATGTAAGGTTTTATGGTATTTTCCAATAAAGCCTAGGTTACAACGTTTGTTCATGTCCTACAAAACAGCCGTCCATATGAGATGGCATTCTGAATCTCGCATAAAAGACAGTTACATGCGACACCCAGCTGATTCCCCAGCTTGGAAAACGTTTGACCATAACCACCCAGAATTTGCGAAGGATCCTAGAACATAA